One Setaria viridis chromosome 5, Setaria_viridis_v4.0, whole genome shotgun sequence genomic region harbors:
- the LOC117854628 gene encoding uncharacterized protein: MADAVEALPPPPPESGVESGRSSPSPTASPEFEFWMVGRNPSAFSSPALLTADELFSGGVVLPLHTLQAAAPDGNVAAAEGDAEGAEANAKDADFKDAADSSEVPVPEAGAEGEEAAQPLAESGIAPTPDLPAVTFKWKDIFKAGGGEAKDRKKVERRVSSVSGNAELININIWPFSRSRSAGHSAGGAAAAGSLSRAKPNQNANTNASASANTNASANANASAASTPPAPAPAPRKVSSAPCSRSNSRGESSGPAPAVPPATAVAAAVAAAAAAAEPPAAEEDAAAAQAVPLPTATATTASNSASSMLRRLVPGQGRNNNTGAGGTGIRVGRPSPVWQLRRNKLQQTAAEQKQASAKKKATPAPAAAATAEAANDDKAAPSVAAPAAGCRNNAGCSEGAAEEGNPPQGLFGLRTFFSKKVY; encoded by the coding sequence ATGGCGGACGCCGTGGAggcgcttcctcctcctcctccggagAGCGGCGTCGAGTCCGGGAGGTCGTCGCCGTCCCCGACCGCGTCGCCGGAGTTCGAGTTCTGGATGGTGGGCAGGAACCCGTCCGCGTTCTCGTCCCCGGCCCTGCTCACCGCCGACGAGCTCTTCTCCGGCGGCGTCGTGCTCCCGCTCCACACCCTCCAGGCGGCCGCCCCCGATGGCAACGTTGCTGCCGCTGAAGGCGACGCCGAGGGCGCCGAGGCCAACGCCAAGGATGCGGACTTCAAGGACGCGGCGGACTCCTCTGAGGTCCCGGTGCCAGAGGCGGGAGCggaaggggaggaggccgcGCAGCCGCTCGCGGAGTCCGGCATCGCGCCGACGCCGGACCTCCCGGCGGTCACGTTCAAGTGGAAGGACATCTtcaaggcgggcggcggcgaggccaagGACCGCAAGAAGGTGGAGCGCCGCGTGAGCAGCGTCAGCGGGAACGCCGAGCTCATCAACATCAACATCTGGCCCTTCTCCAGGAGCCGCtccgccggccactccgccggcggcgcggcagcagcaGGCTCCTTGAGCAGGGCCAAGCCAAATCAAAATGCCAACACCAACGCCAGCGCCAGTGCCAACACCAATGCGAGTGCTAATGCCAATGCCAGCGCCGCGagcacgccgccggccccggcgccaGCCCCGCGCAAGGTGAGCAGCGCCCCGTGCTCCCGCAGCAACTCCCGCGGAGAGTCCTCCGGGCCTGCGCCGGCCGTTCCCCCTGCCACCGCGGTTGCAgctgctgtcgccgccgccgcagcagcagcagaaccacCGGCAGCAGAAGAAGATGCTGCGGCCGCCCAGGCGGTGCCGttgcccaccgccaccgcaacCACCGCTAGCAACAGCGCCTCCTCCATGTTGAGGAGGTTGGTGCCCGGCCAGGGCCGTAACAACAAcacgggcgccggcggcaccgGCATCCGCGTCGGGCGCCCCAGCCCCGTGTGGCAGCTGCGGCGCAACAAGCTGCAGCAGACCGCCGCGGAGCAGAAGCAGGCCAGCGCCAAGAAGAAGGCCACCCCCGCCCCGGCcgcagccgccaccgccgaagcCGCAAACGACGACAAGGCGGCGCCGAGCGTGGCCGCTCCCGCGGCCGGCTGCCGGAACAACGCGGGGTGCTCGGAGGGCGCCGCCGAGGAAGGGAACCCGCCGCAGGGGCTGTTCGGGCTCCGCACCTTCTTCTCCAAGAAGGTGTACTGA